A single Crateriforma conspicua DNA region contains:
- a CDS encoding glutamate synthase subunit beta, translating into MGKPTGFKEFDRKKVPWRLPVVRINDYDEIYTEHKIDHLREQGARCMDCGVPFCQSATGCPIDNLIPEWNDLVYNNRWKEAIERLHKTNNFPEFTGRTCPAPCEGSCVLGITNPPVTIKNIENAIVDRAWAEGWIVPTPPESRTGKKVAIVGSGPAGLAAADQLNQAGHEVTVFERANRIGGLLQYGIPNMKLSKEVLQRRLDKMSAEGVTFKTGVNVGKDVQSEQLQKDFDAVLLACGATQPRDLPIEGRDAKGIHFAMEFLTANTMQSVHGDSLNGSFISAEGKDVIVIGGGDTGTDCIATSIRHGCRSVVNFELLPKPPKGRADDNPWPEWPRVFRIDYGHEEATAKFGSDPRNYQLLSKEFIKDDDGKLVGIRSVQVEWTKNDDGGWKMTEVEGSEKEWPAQLILLAMGFLGPEQYLPKSLGLKTDARSNFEAVHGEYTTNIEGVFAAGDCRRGQSLVVWAINEGRGAARAIDLYLMGETALPAPGQTMGTALSAV; encoded by the coding sequence ATGGGGAAGCCAACCGGATTCAAAGAGTTTGATCGCAAAAAAGTGCCGTGGCGTTTGCCGGTCGTTCGGATCAATGATTACGACGAAATCTACACCGAGCACAAAATCGATCACCTGCGTGAACAGGGTGCCCGCTGCATGGACTGTGGCGTCCCGTTTTGCCAATCCGCAACTGGATGCCCGATCGATAACCTGATCCCCGAATGGAACGATCTGGTCTACAACAACCGCTGGAAAGAAGCGATCGAACGTCTTCACAAGACGAACAACTTTCCGGAGTTCACCGGTCGTACTTGTCCGGCACCTTGCGAAGGTTCCTGTGTTTTGGGAATCACCAATCCGCCGGTCACGATCAAGAATATCGAAAACGCGATCGTTGACCGGGCGTGGGCCGAAGGTTGGATCGTCCCCACACCGCCGGAATCACGAACCGGTAAAAAGGTGGCGATCGTCGGCAGCGGACCCGCCGGGTTGGCCGCGGCCGACCAGCTGAATCAGGCCGGTCACGAAGTCACCGTCTTTGAACGCGCCAATCGCATCGGCGGTTTGCTGCAGTACGGCATTCCCAACATGAAGTTGTCCAAGGAAGTCTTGCAGCGACGCTTGGACAAGATGTCGGCCGAAGGCGTGACTTTCAAAACCGGCGTCAACGTCGGCAAAGATGTTCAGTCGGAACAACTTCAAAAGGACTTCGACGCCGTCTTGTTGGCATGCGGTGCAACGCAGCCACGCGATTTGCCGATCGAAGGCCGCGACGCCAAAGGCATTCATTTTGCCATGGAATTCCTGACCGCCAACACCATGCAAAGCGTTCACGGCGATTCGTTGAATGGGTCGTTCATTAGCGCCGAAGGTAAAGATGTCATCGTGATCGGTGGGGGTGATACCGGTACCGACTGTATCGCGACCAGTATCCGACATGGTTGCCGCAGCGTCGTCAATTTTGAACTGCTGCCCAAGCCGCCGAAGGGTCGCGCCGACGACAATCCGTGGCCCGAATGGCCGCGTGTCTTCCGCATCGACTACGGTCATGAAGAAGCCACCGCAAAATTTGGAAGCGACCCGCGGAACTATCAGCTGCTGAGCAAGGAATTCATCAAAGACGACGATGGGAAACTAGTCGGCATTCGCTCGGTCCAAGTCGAATGGACAAAGAACGACGATGGCGGTTGGAAGATGACCGAAGTCGAAGGCAGCGAAAAGGAATGGCCGGCGCAATTGATTTTGCTGGCCATGGGCTTTCTGGGGCCGGAACAGTACCTGCCGAAATCGTTGGGACTGAAAACCGATGCCCGCAGCAATTTCGAAGCGGTGCACGGTGAATACACCACCAACATCGAAGGCGTATTCGCCGCTGGTGACTGTCGACGTGGCCAGAGCTTGGTGGTCTGGGCCATCAACGAAGGCCGCGGGGCGGCACGTGCCATCGACCTTTACTTGATGGGCGAAACCGCTCTGCCGGCTCCCGGTCAAACCATGGGCACTGCGTTGTCGGCTGTCTGA
- a CDS encoding HEAT repeat domain-containing protein, with product MTPGEVETIANPFAGPLRNQRRGIRSAFVSAFKLVALACVAFAGVLAVQHYSRVWLVHRYTQDLNQLPTDQRIARLLELSTLGGPDQNDAAMPTIVAAMTDPEPPFAQAAWRILQQAQDDWALLSPSRSDQKHRQLIRLIGQQADRVPADRTAWAAGLIQTSLDALRRSGKDDDLQINRLALNTLQRLNESGASATTTGDGDTTVEGKITQTAAAPTPLRIVGMSAPLPIGNDWAGNQDDADASTTDEFANQPAPASARPIQTQDATSLQAVAPETVHLKPVGDTPQIVAVAKAAPPTPAVQPTSHLVQSPLEAMDIRTVVQFLADPTPETHDLAEAELRRRQWSDSKIELADRLVSGSVSARMELIDWLGSQSKFDPRAWLLLLLDDTDARIRHRVVSVLKTVNDPDVQDRLRKHAAGESDPEIRSLILQ from the coding sequence ATGACACCGGGCGAAGTTGAAACCATTGCCAATCCGTTTGCCGGACCGCTGCGAAACCAGCGTCGCGGTATTCGTTCGGCTTTTGTTTCCGCGTTCAAGTTGGTCGCATTGGCCTGTGTCGCCTTCGCAGGGGTGTTGGCCGTTCAGCATTACAGTCGCGTTTGGCTTGTTCACCGGTACACACAAGACCTGAATCAGTTGCCGACGGATCAGCGGATCGCCAGATTGCTGGAACTGTCGACCCTGGGCGGTCCCGACCAAAACGATGCCGCGATGCCGACGATCGTCGCCGCGATGACCGACCCGGAACCGCCATTCGCCCAAGCCGCATGGCGGATTCTGCAACAAGCCCAAGACGACTGGGCTCTGCTGTCGCCATCGCGATCGGACCAAAAGCATCGCCAACTGATTCGGCTGATCGGTCAACAAGCCGACCGGGTTCCCGCCGATCGCACAGCCTGGGCCGCCGGCCTTATCCAGACTTCGCTGGATGCGTTGCGGCGCAGCGGCAAGGATGATGACCTGCAAATCAATCGACTGGCTCTGAACACCCTTCAGCGGCTCAACGAATCCGGCGCATCGGCCACAACCACGGGCGACGGTGACACCACCGTTGAAGGCAAAATCACGCAAACCGCCGCCGCACCGACACCGCTGCGGATCGTCGGCATGTCCGCCCCACTGCCGATCGGAAACGACTGGGCCGGCAACCAAGACGATGCCGACGCCAGCACCACCGACGAATTCGCCAATCAACCCGCACCGGCATCGGCCCGCCCGATCCAAACCCAGGACGCAACAAGCCTTCAAGCCGTTGCACCGGAAACGGTTCACTTGAAACCCGTCGGCGACACCCCGCAAATAGTGGCGGTTGCCAAGGCCGCGCCGCCTACACCCGCCGTCCAGCCCACGTCCCATTTGGTTCAATCGCCCTTGGAGGCGATGGACATTCGAACGGTCGTCCAATTTTTGGCCGATCCGACCCCAGAAACTCACGACTTGGCCGAAGCCGAACTGAGACGGCGACAGTGGTCGGATTCAAAAATTGAACTCGCCGACCGTTTGGTCAGCGGATCCGTCTCTGCCCGCATGGAATTGATCGATTGGCTGGGTTCGCAGTCGAAATTTGACCCACGGGCTTGGCTGTTGCTGCTGTTGGATGATACCGATGCCCGGATTCGCCACCGCGTCGTCAGCGTCTTGAAGACGGTCAACGACCCGGATGTTCAAGATCGTTTGCGAAAGCACGCGGCAGGCGAAAGCGATCCAGAAATCCGGTCGCTGATACTTCAGTAA
- the serS gene encoding serine--tRNA ligase, whose translation MLDRKFILQNAELVAENARRRGVQCDVARIVQLEQQRLEKLQLAQELNRQANETSKGIGKAKDNDERQAMIARGRQLREEKDAAQNQHDELEQEIIALQTVLPNLTHPDVPDGGEDDANELGFGKTPKPQFEFQPLDHLELGEKHDLFDFEGGARVAGSGFYFLRNAAVRLDLALQQFAIQFLSDKGFTPVATPDLALTSVLQGTGFNPRGPETQIYSIENTELNLVATAEITLGGMMSGQTLDDTDLPIRLCGLSHCFRTEAGAAGRASKGLYRVHQFTKVEMFAFTLPEQSDQVHEEMRGLECEIFDALEVPYRVIDTASGDLGGPAYRKYDLEAWMPGRGESGQWGEVTSTSNCTDYQARRLNVRYKTTGEKGTHFAHTLNGTAIATGRAMIAILENHQLADGSINVPEVLRPWVGCDVIQAKA comes from the coding sequence ATGCTTGACCGCAAATTCATTCTTCAAAACGCCGAACTTGTCGCTGAAAACGCTCGCCGTCGCGGCGTCCAGTGTGACGTTGCCCGGATCGTTCAACTGGAACAACAGCGGTTGGAAAAACTGCAACTGGCCCAAGAACTAAATCGCCAGGCGAACGAAACCAGCAAGGGGATCGGCAAAGCCAAGGACAATGACGAACGCCAAGCGATGATCGCACGTGGGCGTCAACTGCGCGAAGAAAAGGATGCCGCACAAAACCAACACGATGAACTGGAACAGGAAATCATCGCGTTGCAAACCGTATTGCCCAACCTGACGCATCCCGATGTTCCCGACGGCGGCGAAGACGACGCCAATGAACTGGGCTTCGGCAAGACGCCCAAACCACAGTTCGAATTCCAACCGCTGGACCACCTTGAACTGGGCGAAAAACACGACTTGTTTGATTTCGAGGGCGGTGCCCGAGTCGCCGGGTCCGGATTCTATTTCCTGCGAAATGCCGCCGTCCGCTTGGATCTGGCGTTACAGCAATTCGCCATTCAGTTCTTAAGCGACAAAGGCTTCACGCCCGTCGCCACGCCCGACCTGGCTTTGACTAGCGTTTTGCAGGGCACGGGTTTCAATCCACGGGGACCAGAAACACAGATCTACAGCATCGAGAACACCGAACTGAACTTGGTCGCCACCGCCGAAATCACTCTCGGCGGCATGATGTCGGGACAGACACTGGATGACACAGATTTGCCGATCCGCTTGTGCGGCCTTAGCCACTGCTTCCGCACCGAAGCGGGCGCGGCGGGACGGGCCAGCAAAGGTCTGTACCGCGTTCACCAATTCACCAAAGTCGAAATGTTCGCGTTCACTTTGCCCGAACAAAGCGATCAAGTTCACGAAGAAATGCGTGGCTTGGAATGTGAGATCTTTGACGCTTTGGAGGTGCCCTATCGGGTCATCGACACCGCCAGCGGTGACCTGGGCGGCCCCGCGTATCGCAAATACGACTTGGAAGCGTGGATGCCCGGACGCGGCGAATCGGGCCAGTGGGGTGAAGTCACCAGCACTAGTAATTGCACCGACTATCAGGCGCGGCGATTGAATGTCCGCTACAAAACGACCGGCGAAAAAGGCACCCACTTCGCACACACACTCAACGGCACCGCGATTGCAACGGGCCGAGCGATGATCGCGATTCTGGAAAACCATCAACTTGCCGACGGCAGCATCAATGTGCCCGAAGTCCTCCGTCCGTGGGTCGGCTGTGATGTGATCCAGGCCAAGGCTTGA
- a CDS encoding dipeptidase, with product MTDSNYPANEDAPAQKQRHETELIQWLRIPSISSYPDHKDDTRRAGQWLLDKFQRAGLATQWLPTEGHPIVLAETPPVPGAPVALVYGHYDVQPAEPLELWTTPPFEPTVRNGNLYARGATDDKGQLLTHVHSVCDWIASGESLPLQVKFLVEGEEEVGSQNLEAHLSDLADQLACDCVVISDSGQYADGQPAITYGLRGIATYEIEVQGPAMDLHSGSFGGAVANPAVAISHLISSMVDETGKICISGFYDDVRPIDANERERWTQLPQDESEFAKSVGVDQLFGEPGYTADERRWARPTLEVNGLTSGHQGEGVKTIIPAVAKAKISCRLVPDQDPGKITAAIQAHLDANKIPGTRVTLKADHGAPAMLANTDSPYMAAAAEAIRAGFGVSPVLIREGGSIPIVAEFQKVLRCDCLLLGWGLSDDNAHSPDEKFRLADFHRGIAASRELWKQLGECRVG from the coding sequence GTGACCGATTCAAATTACCCCGCAAACGAAGATGCCCCAGCCCAAAAACAGCGCCACGAAACCGAGCTGATCCAGTGGCTGCGGATCCCCAGCATCAGCAGCTATCCTGACCACAAGGACGACACACGTCGTGCCGGCCAATGGCTGTTGGACAAGTTCCAGCGGGCGGGGCTGGCGACACAGTGGCTGCCCACCGAAGGTCATCCGATCGTTTTGGCGGAAACGCCGCCGGTCCCCGGCGCCCCGGTCGCTCTTGTCTATGGACACTATGATGTCCAACCGGCGGAACCCCTGGAATTGTGGACCACCCCGCCGTTTGAACCCACCGTCCGCAACGGCAATCTGTACGCTCGTGGTGCGACCGATGACAAAGGCCAGTTGCTGACACATGTGCACAGCGTCTGCGACTGGATCGCCTCCGGTGAATCGCTGCCGCTGCAGGTCAAGTTCCTGGTCGAAGGCGAAGAAGAAGTCGGCAGCCAGAATCTGGAAGCCCACCTGAGCGACCTGGCCGACCAATTGGCCTGTGACTGCGTGGTGATCAGCGACAGCGGCCAGTACGCCGACGGCCAACCGGCGATCACGTACGGGCTGCGTGGTATCGCAACTTACGAGATCGAGGTCCAGGGTCCTGCGATGGACTTGCACAGCGGTTCTTTCGGCGGCGCGGTCGCCAACCCCGCGGTCGCGATTTCCCACTTGATTTCGTCAATGGTTGATGAAACCGGCAAGATTTGCATCTCGGGGTTCTACGACGATGTACGACCAATCGATGCCAATGAACGAGAACGCTGGACGCAGTTACCGCAGGATGAATCGGAGTTCGCCAAATCAGTCGGTGTCGACCAGTTGTTCGGCGAACCGGGGTACACCGCCGACGAACGTCGCTGGGCGCGTCCGACCTTGGAAGTCAACGGATTGACGTCTGGCCATCAGGGCGAAGGCGTCAAAACGATCATCCCGGCCGTCGCCAAAGCGAAGATCAGTTGCCGCTTGGTTCCCGATCAAGATCCTGGAAAGATCACCGCCGCGATCCAAGCCCACCTGGATGCGAACAAGATTCCCGGCACCCGTGTCACCTTGAAAGCCGACCACGGGGCCCCGGCCATGTTGGCCAATACCGACAGCCCGTACATGGCCGCCGCGGCCGAAGCAATTCGCGCCGGTTTTGGCGTGTCACCTGTTTTGATCCGCGAAGGTGGGTCGATTCCCATCGTGGCAGAATTTCAAAAAGTCCTTCGCTGTGACTGCCTCCTGTTGGGCTGGGGACTTTCGGACGATAACGCTCATAGTCCCGACGAAAAATTTCGTTTGGCAGATTTCCATCGCGGAATCGCGGCGTCTCGCGAACTGTGGAAACAACTTGGCGAATGCCGAGTCGGCTAA
- a CDS encoding outer membrane protein assembly factor BamB family protein gives MRLNKSHGPKTQRTWWSPKRASILLVQAGLLTTSAISTPSVLADWSAFRGDGSASAAVGPATLKVEESGNLAWKTDMPGRSVASPIVVGDLVITTSSAGPDGGHLYITAVDLNSGDVRWEQSFRATGRPFCHPTSANAAPTPVSDGKRVVAFFSSNDLACLSIEGDLLWYRGLGHDHPKAGNDVGMAASPVIAENAVIVQVECKGDSFAAGIHLADGTTLWEQQRNRDSNWASPLPITRSDGSTEVVMPSGQDVVAVDPRTGDVRWKLDEGRATVSSPSLSGSYLMLPGNDLLVMRTDQSGTAPKEVWRNNRFSPRNATVASNGQTLYALKGSVLIAGTMADGERKWQHRLPDFGGGWATPVVAADRIYVFDQAGNGAIIADRDDRAETVAQVELGEPVLASPALADGKLIVRSDRSLYCFQ, from the coding sequence ATGCGATTGAACAAATCCCACGGCCCAAAGACGCAACGAACGTGGTGGTCACCCAAACGCGCATCCATCTTGCTGGTGCAAGCCGGTCTGCTAACAACGTCGGCCATTTCGACCCCATCGGTTTTGGCAGACTGGTCGGCATTTCGCGGCGACGGCAGCGCGTCGGCGGCGGTCGGACCTGCCACTTTGAAAGTCGAAGAGTCTGGCAATCTGGCTTGGAAGACGGATATGCCGGGACGAAGTGTGGCAAGCCCGATCGTTGTCGGGGACTTGGTCATCACAACCAGTTCGGCGGGACCCGACGGTGGCCACCTTTACATCACCGCGGTGGACCTAAATTCGGGCGATGTTCGATGGGAACAGTCGTTTCGCGCGACCGGTCGTCCGTTTTGTCATCCGACCAGCGCCAACGCCGCGCCGACGCCGGTAAGCGATGGGAAGCGTGTGGTTGCGTTTTTCAGCAGCAATGATTTGGCTTGTTTGTCGATCGAAGGCGATTTGTTGTGGTACCGCGGCTTGGGGCACGACCATCCCAAGGCAGGGAACGACGTGGGGATGGCCGCGTCACCTGTGATTGCCGAAAACGCCGTGATCGTTCAAGTCGAATGCAAGGGAGATTCTTTTGCCGCCGGGATCCACTTGGCGGATGGGACCACGTTGTGGGAACAGCAACGAAATCGCGATTCCAACTGGGCATCGCCGTTGCCCATCACTCGCAGCGATGGCAGCACCGAAGTGGTCATGCCGTCGGGGCAGGATGTGGTTGCTGTTGATCCGCGCACCGGTGACGTGCGATGGAAGCTGGATGAAGGACGTGCAACGGTATCTTCGCCCAGTTTGTCGGGATCATACTTGATGTTGCCCGGCAATGATCTGTTGGTGATGCGGACCGACCAAAGTGGCACCGCACCCAAAGAAGTTTGGCGGAACAACCGGTTCAGTCCCAGAAACGCCACCGTCGCGTCCAACGGCCAAACGCTGTATGCCCTGAAAGGCTCCGTCCTGATTGCGGGCACCATGGCCGACGGCGAAAGAAAATGGCAGCACCGCTTGCCCGATTTTGGTGGCGGTTGGGCAACACCGGTCGTGGCAGCCGATCGAATCTATGTGTTTGATCAAGCTGGAAATGGTGCAATCATCGCCGATCGGGATGACCGTGCTGAAACCGTCGCCCAGGTCGAACTTGGCGAACCGGTCCTTGCGTCACCGGCCTTGGCCGACGGCAAGTTGATCGTGCGGTCTGACCGGTCGCTGTACTGTTTTCAGTAA
- a CDS encoding putative quinol monooxygenase, which translates to MISLSNCGKADRSIVRRVVSTAVVLVVLVFVDAGAFSNAAFGDQQDGDAVSAAKPLHPLAAEIKSQLADRPADKPFVAAVTLKANPGAAKKVVAAMREATPITRKEEGNAAYLLLRDPSDKNLFVLFERWKSLDTLNAHLHAEHTVKLLETLEPLLSEAPKVDVMYPVFFPKAK; encoded by the coding sequence ATGATCTCCCTGAGTAACTGTGGCAAAGCGGACCGATCGATCGTCCGCCGTGTGGTGTCAACCGCCGTCGTGTTGGTGGTTTTGGTGTTTGTCGACGCCGGCGCTTTTTCAAATGCGGCTTTCGGCGATCAACAAGACGGTGATGCCGTCTCGGCCGCCAAGCCCCTGCATCCGTTGGCGGCAGAAATCAAAAGCCAGTTGGCCGACCGTCCCGCCGACAAGCCCTTTGTGGCGGCCGTGACGCTGAAGGCGAACCCCGGCGCTGCGAAGAAAGTGGTGGCGGCGATGCGTGAAGCAACGCCGATCACGCGAAAAGAAGAAGGCAACGCGGCGTATCTGTTGTTGCGTGATCCGTCCGACAAGAACTTGTTCGTCTTGTTTGAACGCTGGAAATCGCTGGACACGTTGAACGCACACTTGCACGCCGAGCATACGGTGAAGTTGCTGGAGACGTTGGAGCCGCTGTTGTCCGAAGCTCCCAAGGTCGACGTGATGTACCCGGTGTTCTTTCCGAAAGCAAAGTAG
- a CDS encoding ABC transporter permease, which produces MYLRNNPVLQRELLVNLRTNKSFLLLAGYQLMLSLVVLAAWPADRRLDLTSNPESASRLVNLFFLGQYVIASLIAPSFSAGAVSGEKERQTYEMLLASPMRPGAIVFGKMVASLLHLGLLVIASLPIIALCLPLGGVSLYEVIAAYVGLLVSVVLYGAIGVFCSSYFTRTSSSIVVSYLAILPLVLAAITFWMLASGEFRLKVSLLVIPAFAIAAIGLMCANAAARMLYPPDFGSEGKEVIDLEREAEEAVGLVIQPDQFPDRLFAPPKKQELMADGTNPVYDKELHSEIFSQGTLMLRLVIQISMLLAIPLMGLFLFFQYDRSPWFVVYVIVFNLLVGPVFLAGSMTSERERQTLDLLLTTTLTPWQILSGKFIVGFRISFVLTSFLLWPLLLGTLMNDVFYTNWMSVLGMFAIVVMASLVNAFVALTCSLFCRRTSVSLIATYVVLLTLYVGPPALVTFSGLVQTVTATGAPVQFLGIASPFSALFALPLDGNLMRFGEGEWLNPGNLTTVYGYFGFSAAVLAVTSLAMWTRLNARRGLSE; this is translated from the coding sequence ATGTATCTACGTAATAATCCCGTTTTGCAACGAGAGTTGTTGGTCAATTTGCGGACCAACAAATCGTTTTTGCTGCTGGCTGGATATCAGTTGATGTTGTCGTTGGTGGTGTTGGCCGCTTGGCCGGCCGATCGGCGATTGGATTTGACCAGCAATCCGGAATCCGCCAGCCGGTTGGTCAATCTGTTCTTTCTGGGGCAGTACGTCATCGCATCCTTGATCGCCCCCAGCTTTTCAGCCGGTGCCGTGTCGGGCGAAAAAGAACGACAGACTTACGAGATGCTGTTGGCCAGCCCGATGCGTCCGGGGGCGATTGTTTTCGGAAAGATGGTGGCTTCGCTGCTACACCTGGGGCTATTGGTCATTGCATCGTTGCCCATCATCGCACTGTGTCTGCCGCTGGGTGGCGTCAGTCTGTACGAAGTCATCGCCGCTTATGTGGGCTTGTTGGTTTCCGTCGTGCTGTATGGTGCGATCGGGGTGTTTTGTAGCAGCTATTTCACCCGCACCAGCAGTTCGATCGTTGTCAGTTATCTGGCAATCTTGCCGTTGGTGTTGGCCGCCATCACGTTCTGGATGCTGGCCAGCGGCGAATTTCGTTTGAAGGTCTCGCTGTTGGTCATCCCCGCCTTTGCGATCGCCGCGATCGGTTTGATGTGTGCCAACGCGGCTGCGCGGATGCTGTACCCGCCCGACTTTGGAAGCGAAGGCAAGGAGGTGATTGATTTGGAAAGGGAGGCGGAGGAGGCCGTCGGGCTGGTCATCCAGCCGGATCAGTTTCCCGATCGTTTGTTCGCACCGCCGAAGAAACAGGAATTGATGGCCGACGGGACCAACCCGGTTTACGACAAAGAATTGCACAGCGAGATTTTTAGTCAGGGGACGTTGATGCTGCGTCTGGTCATCCAGATCAGCATGTTGCTGGCGATCCCGTTGATGGGCTTGTTTCTGTTCTTTCAATACGATCGTTCGCCCTGGTTTGTCGTGTACGTGATCGTATTCAATTTGTTGGTCGGCCCGGTGTTCCTGGCGGGCAGCATGACCAGTGAACGCGAACGCCAGACCTTGGATTTGTTGCTGACGACGACGTTGACGCCGTGGCAAATCCTGTCCGGCAAATTCATCGTAGGTTTCCGTATCTCCTTTGTGCTGACATCGTTTCTGTTGTGGCCCTTGTTGCTGGGCACCTTGATGAACGACGTTTTCTACACGAATTGGATGTCGGTCTTGGGGATGTTTGCGATCGTCGTGATGGCATCGCTGGTCAATGCGTTTGTCGCGCTGACTTGTTCGTTATTTTGCCGGCGCACTTCCGTCTCGCTGATCGCCACCTATGTCGTGTTGCTGACCTTGTATGTCGGGCCGCCCGCGTTGGTGACGTTTTCGGGATTGGTTCAAACGGTGACGGCGACAGGTGCTCCGGTGCAATTCCTAGGAATCGCTAGCCCGTTTTCGGCGTTGTTTGCCCTGCCCTTGGACGGAAACCTGATGCGGTTTGGTGAAGGCGAGTGGCTGAACCCAGGGAATCTGACCACCGTGTATGGCTACTTTGGATTCAGCGCCGCGGTGTTGGCCGTGACGTCGCTGGCCATGTGGACTCGGCTGAATGCCAGACGTGGGCTGTCGGAGTGA
- a CDS encoding ATP-dependent Clp protease adaptor ClpS yields MSDPQTMVAEPVVRTRQNKRRKKQPRYNVILWDDPDHSYDYVIMMMKQLFAFPIERGFQIAKEVDGSGRAICLTTTMEHAELKRDQIHSFGKDDMIARCKGSMRASIEPVTE; encoded by the coding sequence ATGTCCGATCCGCAGACCATGGTCGCCGAACCGGTCGTTCGTACCCGACAGAACAAACGACGGAAAAAGCAGCCACGATACAACGTCATCCTTTGGGATGATCCCGATCACAGCTACGACTACGTCATCATGATGATGAAGCAGCTGTTTGCCTTTCCGATCGAGCGCGGTTTTCAAATTGCCAAAGAAGTCGATGGATCGGGCCGTGCGATCTGTCTGACCACGACCATGGAGCACGCCGAATTGAAGCGTGACCAAATCCATTCGTTCGGGAAAGATGACATGATTGCCCGCTGTAAGGGCAGCATGCGGGCGTCCATCGAACCGGTCACCGAGTGA
- a CDS encoding response regulator transcription factor — MIVDDHPVVCDALSLFLRQYDIDTVATCGTGKDALRQAESRTLDVVLLDVRLPDIDGLLVLEKLLESVNDLPIVMFSGHENPTYVARAAAMGAVDFLDKSASVAVVATTLVEAVQKRSGRNGSQLLRIQNLMQAPVEPEELPDGMPLTSREAQVLRHMGFGLSNREIANSLRISVETVKEHVQNVLRKLNASDRTAAAVRAVREGLV, encoded by the coding sequence ATGATTGTCGACGACCACCCGGTCGTTTGCGACGCACTATCGCTTTTTCTCAGACAGTACGACATCGATACCGTCGCCACCTGTGGCACGGGGAAAGACGCACTGCGCCAGGCCGAAAGCCGAACGCTTGATGTCGTTTTGCTGGATGTGCGACTGCCCGACATAGACGGATTGTTGGTGTTGGAAAAACTACTGGAATCCGTCAACGATTTACCGATCGTGATGTTCAGCGGCCATGAAAACCCGACTTATGTGGCCCGTGCCGCGGCCATGGGGGCGGTCGATTTTCTGGACAAATCGGCTTCGGTCGCCGTCGTTGCCACGACGCTGGTCGAAGCGGTACAGAAACGGTCCGGCCGCAACGGCAGTCAGCTTCTGCGAATCCAAAATCTGATGCAGGCACCGGTGGAACCGGAAGAATTGCCCGACGGGATGCCTTTGACGTCCCGCGAGGCGCAGGTGCTGCGGCACATGGGGTTCGGGCTAAGCAATCGCGAGATCGCGAATTCGCTGCGGATCAGTGTCGAAACCGTCAAGGAGCACGTGCAGAATGTGCTGCGGAAGTTGAACGCAAGCGATCGGACCGCCGCCGCGGTTCGCGCCGTCCGCGAAGGCCTGGTGTAG
- a CDS encoding NUDIX hydrolase, which translates to MNDSEAPPVEEAFRFCPRCGKPSSEIGKIPFHCKHCGMACYFGPVAAVGALITDHQNQLLLVRRARNPGRGKWGLPGGFVDRDETVEQALAREVREETGLVVTSCRLLMTRPNQYVYTGVRSPVIDLFYCCQVADIDNVALEPSELEHHEWAWPERRHLENMAFDSNRIAVLAWMKEMEAAD; encoded by the coding sequence GTGAATGATTCCGAAGCCCCACCGGTCGAAGAAGCATTCCGGTTTTGTCCGCGGTGTGGAAAGCCGAGTTCGGAAATCGGCAAGATCCCGTTTCACTGTAAACACTGCGGGATGGCCTGTTATTTCGGCCCGGTGGCCGCCGTCGGTGCGTTGATCACCGATCATCAAAATCAGCTGCTGCTGGTTCGGCGTGCTCGCAATCCGGGGCGTGGAAAATGGGGCTTGCCCGGTGGGTTTGTCGACCGGGATGAAACGGTGGAACAGGCTTTGGCCAGAGAGGTCCGCGAAGAAACCGGCTTGGTCGTGACGTCCTGTCGATTGTTGATGACGCGGCCGAACCAATACGTTTACACCGGCGTTCGTTCGCCCGTGATCGATCTGTTTTACTGCTGCCAGGTTGCCGACATCGACAACGTCGCCTTGGAACCGTCCGAACTGGAGCATCATGAATGGGCGTGGCCGGAACGTCGGCACTTGGAAAACATGGCGTTTGATTCCAACCGAATCGCGGTTCTGGCATGGATGAAGGAAATGGAAGCCGCCGATTGA